In Corylus avellana chromosome ca2, CavTom2PMs-1.0, the following proteins share a genomic window:
- the LOC132172578 gene encoding uncharacterized protein LOC132172578 yields MILLRPCKSLYPSPFLPNTLKLQKRIKPQTQLAPSKLTVDRRKLGVRGCSGQEGEKKTERRTFLSLEEAGLVEISGLDTHERFLCRLTISSLNLLRVISEQEGCSIEELNAGRVCDWFLKDKLKREQNIGSAVLQWDDSELPF; encoded by the exons ATGATTCTCTTGAGACCTTGTAAGAGCCTGTATCCGTCACCATTTCTACCCAACACTTTGAAGCTCCAAAAACGAATAAAACCACAAACCCAGTTGGCACCAAGCAAGTTAACGGTTGACAGAAGAAAACTTGGCGTGAGAGGGTGCAGCGGACaggaaggagaaaagaagaCCGAAAGGAGAACTTTCTTATCCCTTGAGGAAGCCGGGTTAGTTGAAATATCCGGCTTGGACACTCACGAGCGCTTTCTATGCCGTTTAACG ATATCATCACTGAACCTACTAAGAGTGATTTCGGAGCAAGAAGGGTGTTCAATTGAGGAACTGAATGCTGGGAGAGTATGTGATTGGTTTTTGAAGGATAAGCTGAAAAGAGAGCAAAATATAGGGTCCGCAGTGCTACAATGGGATGATTCTGAGTTACCATTTTga
- the LOC132172473 gene encoding uncharacterized protein LOC132172473, whose product MILLRPCKSLYPSPFLPNTLKLQKRIKPQTQLAPSKLTVDRRKLGVRGCSGQEGEKKTERRTFLSLEEAGLVEISGLDTHERFLCRLTISSLNLLRVISEQEGCAIEELNAGRVCDWFLKDKLKREQNIGSAVLQWDDSELPF is encoded by the exons ATGATTCTCTTGAGACCTTGTAAGAGCCTGTATCCGTCACCATTTCTACCCAACACTTTGAAGCTCCAAAAACGAATAAAACCACAAACCCAGTTGGCACCAAGCAAGTTAACGGTTGACAGAAGAAAACTTGGCGTGAGAGGGTGCAGCGGACaggaaggagaaaagaagaCCGAAAGGAGAACTTTCTTATCCCTTGAGGAAGCCGGGTTAGTTGAAATATCCGGCTTGGACACTCACGAGCGCTTCCTATGCCGTTTAACG ATATCGTCACTGAACCTACTAAGAGTGATTTCGGAGCAAGAAGGGTGTGCAATTGAGGAACTGAATGCTGGGAGAGTATGTGATTGGTTTTTGAAGGATAAGCTGAAAAGAGAGCAAAATATAGGGTCCGCAGTGCTTCAATGGGATGATTCTGAGTTACCATTTTGA
- the LOC132171537 gene encoding serine/threonine-protein kinase SRK2A-like — MEYAAGGELFERICATGRFSEDEQICHRDLKQENTLLDGSPAPRLKICDFGYSKSSLLISRPKSTVGTLAYIAPKVLSRREYDGKLVDVWSCGVTLYVMLVGAHPFEDP; from the exons ATGGAGTACGCAGCGGGTGGAGAGCTATTTGAGAGAATTTGTGCTACCGGAAGGTTTAGTGAAGATGAG CAAATATGCCATAGAGATTTGAAGCAAGAGAATACATTGTTGGATGGAAGCCCCGCTCCACGTCTCAAAATATGTGATTTTGGTTATTCAAAG TCCTCTCTGCTAATTTCAAGACCCAAATCAACTGTTGGAACTCTAGCATATATTGCACCCAAGGTTCTTTCTCGAAGAGAGTATGATGGGAAG TTGGTGGATGTGTGGTCATGTGGAGTGACTCTTTATGTTATGCTGGTGGGAGCACACCCATTTGAAGATCCATAG
- the LOC132171536 gene encoding putative PAP-specific phosphatase, mitochondrial: MDLLHSASPFPAIGFAHTHRSRSTIPLHTCRRLCIVRASLPFSIQKAKYCRELEAAVDVVERACHLCVDVKSSLFSTDDRIVEKNDQTPVTVADFGVQALVSLELGKLFPSIPLVAEEDSSFLRSNNLEDSVVSAVNDKAGVEDKPWARDDVLKAIDRGAKEAFLFGTKPATYWVLDPIDGTKGFLKGSEALYVVGLALVVEGELVLGIMGCPNWRNDFSNEFISEVPKKENLSRSGIIMVAHIGCGTWTKRLSYTLDCWTRCFVDGCRLVHVAHFCVPDSQTWESLPLSATVSATTNADSIEDNQVLLSPTCCGSLCKYLMVASGRASAFILLAKAQRTVKAWDHAVGMICVHESGGKVTDWKGSQVDLAADIDGRRIIFPSGGVLVTNGSLHDQILEMISSRSSAV, from the exons ATGGATCTCCTCCACTCCGCTTCTCCATTCCCCGCCATCGGATTCGCCCACACTCATCGTTCCAGATCCACTATCCCTCTACACACTTGCAGACGACTCTGCATCGTAAG GGCGAGTCTGCCTTTTTCGATTCAGAAAGCGAAGTACTGCAGAGAGCTCGAAGCTGCGGTGGACGTGGTGGAGAGAGCTTGTCATCTTTGTGTGGAC GTGAAATCATCTTTGTTCTCTACTGATGATCGGATTGTTGAGAAGAATGACCAGACTCCGGTAACGGTTGCAGATTTCGGTGTGCAGGCTCTGGTCAGTTTGG AGTTGGGTAAGCTGTTCCCTTCTATTCCTTTGGTGGCTGAAGAAGATTCTTCTTTTCTACGTTCAAATAATCTAGAAGATTCCGTGGTAAGTGCAGTAAATGATAAAGCAGGTGTTGAAGATAAACCATGGGCACGTGATGATGTACTTAAAGCAATTGACAGAGGAGCGAAGGaagcttttctttttggaaCGAAGCCAGCCACGTATTGG GTGCTGGATCCAATAGATGGCACAAAAGGATTTCTAAAAGGAAGTGAAGCCTTATATGTG GTAGGTTTGGCTCTTGTAGTTGAAGGAGAACTTGTGTTAGGAATTATGGGCTGCCCTAACTGGCGTAATGATTTTTCCaatgaattcatcagtgaggtcccgaaaaaagaaaacttgtcTAGATCAGGCATCATAATGGTTGCTCATATTGGCTGTGGAACATGGACAAAGAGGTTATCATATACGCTGGATTGTTGGACAAGATGCTTCGTAGATGGATGTCGCTTAGTACATGTGGCACACTTTTGTGTGCCAGATAGTCAAACATGGGAATCGTTGCCACTGTCAGCAACAGTCAGTGCCACAACTAATGCTGACAGTATTGAGGATAATCAAGTTCTTCTTTCGCCAACATGTTGCGGAAG CTTATGCAAGTACTTAATGGTGGCTTCAGGAAGAGCTTCTGCTTTCATTCTTCTAGCAAAAGCTCAAAGGACTGTCAAG GCTTGGGATCATGCTGTTGGCATGATATGTGTGCACGAATCAGGGGGGAAG GTGACTGACTGGAAAGGTAGTCAAGTTGATCTTGCTGCAGATATAGATGGACGGAGAATTATATTCCCTTCAGGTGGAGTTCTTGTGACTAATGGCAGCTTACATGATCAGATTCTGGAGATGATCTCTTCCAGATCATCAGCTGTTTGA
- the LOC132170888 gene encoding transcription factor MYB102, whose translation MGRAPCCEKNGLKKGPWTPEEDKKLVDYIQEHGYGNWRTLPKNAGLQRCGKSCRLRWTNYLRPDIKRGRFSFEEEETIIQLHSILGNKWSAIAARLPGRTDNEIKNYWNTHIRKRLLRMGIDPVTHSPRLDLLDLSSILYNSSQMNLSRFLGVQSLVNPELLKIATSFMSSQRENQDLLLQNLQQNQLCDSQIQNQNIPQLLQHNELQEIPLTTPCVSFPSEAQIVEPNVEQFAPDFTQPAEWQLSNGMPLNFTEEQHYVPELQGYSYYGSDHQTMMDPSPENSAFYSNNSNQNFSFASVLSTPSSSPTPLNSNSTYINSSTEDERESYCSNNMLKFEIPDILCVNEFM comes from the exons ATGGGAAGAGCTCCATGTTGCGAGAAAAACGGGCTTAAGAAAGGGCCGTGGACGCCGGAGGAGGACAAGAAACTGGTCGATTATATTCAGGAGCATGGGTATGGGAATTGGAGGACTCTGCCAAAGAATGCcg GGCTTCAAAGGTGTGGAAAGAGCTGCCGCCTTCGATGGACTAACTATTTGAGACCCGATATCAAGAGAGGCAGATTTTCTTTCGAAGAGGAGGAGACAATTATCCAGCTACATAGTATTTTGGGCAACAA GTGGTCTGCCATTGCTGCTCGCTTGCCTGGAAGGACAGACAACGAAATCAAAAACTACTGGAACACACACATTCGAAAGAGGCTCCTCCGAATGGGAATTGATCCGGTGACACACAGTCCACGCCTCGATCTCCTAGACCTCTCCTCAATTCTGTACAATTCATCTCAAATGAATTTGTCAAGGTTTCTTGGGGTCCAAAGCTTAGTAAATCCGGAGCTATTAAAGATAGCCACATCTTTCATGTCATCCCAAAGGGAAAACCAAGACTTGCTTCTGCAAAATCTTCAACAAAACCAGCTTTGCGATTCCCAAATACAAAACCAGAATATTCCACAGCTTCTCCAGCATAATGAACTTCAGGAAATTCCATTGACTACCCCTTGTGTTTCATTCCCTAGTGAAGCACAAATCGTGGAGCCCAATGTAGAGCAATTCGCACCAGATTTTACCCAACCAGCGGAGTGGCAATTAAGCAATGGGATGCCTTTGAATTTTACTGAAGAACAACACTATGTTCCTGAACTACAAGGTTATAGTTATTATGGGTCTGATCATCAAACTATGATGGATCCTTCCCCTGAAAACTCTGCTTTCTACTCCAACAACAGCAACCAGAATTTCAGCTTCGCGTCGGTTTTATCGACGCCATCATCAAGCCCGACGCcattgaattcaaattcaacATATATCAACAGCAGCACCGAGGATGAGAGGGAAAGCTACTGCAGCAACAACATGTTGAAATTTGAAATCCCAGATATCCTGTGCGTTAATGAATTCATGTAA